From Streptomyces sp. NBC_00237, a single genomic window includes:
- a CDS encoding TIGR02611 family protein has product MNAESDGRDGVAAATAEPETGGATDERGLGSRAPQYIQARKTLHLSWQVGVFVVGLAVVIAGIIMLPLPGPGWVVIFGGMAIWATEFVWAQLVMRWTKRKLTEAAQKALDPKVRRRNIILTTIGLVIIAVLVGIYVWKFGIVMPWKINE; this is encoded by the coding sequence ATGAATGCGGAGAGTGACGGGCGGGACGGGGTCGCCGCGGCGACCGCCGAACCCGAAACGGGGGGCGCCACCGACGAGCGAGGGCTCGGATCGCGTGCGCCGCAGTACATCCAGGCGCGCAAGACGCTCCACCTCAGCTGGCAGGTCGGCGTCTTCGTCGTTGGCCTCGCGGTCGTGATCGCGGGCATCATCATGCTTCCGCTGCCGGGACCCGGCTGGGTCGTGATCTTCGGCGGCATGGCGATCTGGGCGACCGAGTTCGTCTGGGCACAGCTGGTGATGCGCTGGACCAAGCGCAAGCTCACCGAGGCCGCCCAGAAGGCGCTCGACCCGAAGGTGCGGCGACGGAACATCATCCTGACCACGATCGGCCTGGTGATCATCGCCGTACTGGTCGGGATCTACGTCTGGAAGTTCGGCATCGTCATGCCGTGGAAGATCAACGAGTGA
- a CDS encoding CGNR zinc finger domain-containing protein produces the protein MLIPHDTRRALDVVVGLVNTAPESEPTDRLTDVEALNDFALRYDVSDVGELTEADVRAVREVRGRFAEVFGAPDPRAAADLINQLVAAAGTTPRLTDHDGYHWHVHYFAPGASMADHLAADCGMALSFILVSGELERLRRCEAPDCRHAFVDLSRNRSRRYCDSRTCGNRLHVAAYRARRKEASG, from the coding sequence GTGCTGATCCCCCACGACACCCGGCGAGCCCTCGACGTCGTCGTCGGCCTCGTGAACACCGCGCCGGAGAGCGAGCCCACGGACCGCCTCACCGATGTGGAGGCGCTGAACGACTTCGCGCTGCGCTACGACGTGAGCGACGTCGGCGAGCTCACCGAGGCCGACGTCCGGGCCGTACGAGAGGTACGGGGCCGCTTCGCGGAGGTCTTCGGGGCGCCCGACCCACGGGCCGCCGCCGACCTGATCAACCAGTTGGTGGCGGCGGCGGGCACCACGCCCCGCCTCACCGACCACGACGGCTACCACTGGCACGTGCACTACTTCGCGCCCGGCGCCTCGATGGCGGACCACCTCGCGGCGGACTGCGGGATGGCCCTGTCGTTCATCCTGGTGTCCGGGGAGCTGGAGCGGCTGCGGCGCTGCGAGGCCCCGGACTGCCGTCACGCGTTCGTGGACCTCTCGCGCAACCGCTCCCGGCGCTACTGCGACAGCCGGACCTGCGGGAACCGGCTGCACGTAGCGGCTTACCGGGCGCGTCGTAAGGAAGCCTCGGGCTGA
- a CDS encoding SsgA family sporulation/cell division regulator → MNTTVSCELHLRLVVSSESSLPVPAGLRYDTADPYAVHATFHTGAEETVEWVFARDLLAEGLHRPTGTGDVRVWPSRSHGQGVVCIALSSPEGEALLEAPARALESFLKRTDAAVPPGTEHRHFDLDTELSHILAES, encoded by the coding sequence ATGAACACCACGGTCAGCTGCGAGCTGCACCTGCGCCTCGTTGTGTCGAGCGAGTCATCACTGCCTGTACCCGCGGGCCTGCGGTACGACACGGCCGATCCCTATGCCGTGCATGCCACCTTCCACACCGGAGCCGAGGAAACGGTCGAGTGGGTCTTCGCCCGCGATCTCCTCGCCGAGGGCCTGCACCGGCCCACCGGAACCGGCGACGTCCGAGTCTGGCCGTCCCGGAGCCACGGTCAGGGCGTCGTCTGCATCGCCCTGAGCTCACCGGAGGGCGAGGCCCTGCTCGAAGCCCCGGCGCGGGCGCTTGAGTCGTTCCTGAAGAGGACGGATGCCGCAGTGCCACCCGGCACTGAACACCGGCACTTCGACCTCGACACGGAGCTCTCTCACATCCTGGCCGAAAGCTGA
- a CDS encoding SCO7613 C-terminal domain-containing membrane protein, whose protein sequence is MTNVPPLAPAEELRRLDQELLRLDAHRAQLLHRRAWLLNLLNTPVAPPPRPGVPGGNATRSATPTPGPSAQNVLLTLGGVLLAVAALAFTLVGWGQLGIAGRSAVLGLVTVAVLAAPALLVRRGLVATAESVGVLGLVLTVLDVYALHQVAFAGADGTAYTAAAATALALLWASYGLLVPRLRTPLPAALLSAQLPLPLGALAYSTTPTPVLWALLATAAPNTLLAVWKLPAKAPATAAPAAPTGAPRPVRTSVAALPVLPVLAAVLAWLTGSAVLLAALTMSPFADSSAEALRPSGLLLAGGALTLAASLRRPQVATALVAGLAVVAAFGGAVRPALPLAWTVPLYLGCALALLALSVRARRLPRPVRHGLAWSSASVGTGAVLSTLPVLMLALTSGPLSRLAAPWQGLPPTFRETVAGGESGELPWQAMSTAPLILLVAAAALALFHRRRPHPASAVGTVLLAAAALLVVPLCLNLPYVAGLALYVVVAAGCLAPLALPVATPPTAVRTAFSTAALVTGAVASAAVSLLAVATRGTTFAVFGALLLLWLVLAVRTPAPVARALGAVVCVGYAMALACASGAALGLPVRHTALLALAVPALVALLAARVRSVAMEIAGAVLALVPLGLAAGHLPTLSLVLALSGVIAAGTAVRPERRAVGWAAGGLFVAASWARLAAWDIGDPEAYTVPASVLALTVGVLRRRRDPGSSSWLAYGPGLSMTLLPSLVAAWADAHWQRPLLLGVAALVITLLGARYRLGAPLLLGAIVLSLVSLHELAPYAVQVVGALPRWLPPALAGLLLLAVGATYEQRLRDARRLRERIGRLR, encoded by the coding sequence ATGACGAACGTTCCGCCGCTCGCACCCGCCGAGGAGTTGCGCCGGCTCGACCAGGAGTTGCTGCGGCTCGACGCGCACCGCGCCCAGTTGCTGCACCGCCGCGCCTGGCTCCTGAACCTCCTGAACACTCCGGTCGCGCCGCCGCCCCGGCCCGGCGTGCCCGGAGGGAACGCGACGCGGTCCGCCACGCCCACGCCCGGCCCGAGTGCGCAGAACGTGCTGCTCACCCTGGGCGGCGTCCTGCTCGCCGTTGCCGCGCTGGCGTTCACACTGGTCGGCTGGGGCCAGTTGGGGATCGCCGGGCGCTCGGCCGTGCTGGGCCTGGTGACCGTCGCGGTCCTCGCCGCTCCCGCGCTGCTGGTGCGGCGGGGTCTGGTGGCGACGGCGGAGTCGGTGGGGGTGCTCGGCCTCGTCCTGACGGTGCTGGACGTGTACGCGCTCCACCAGGTCGCCTTCGCGGGCGCGGACGGCACGGCGTACACCGCGGCTGCCGCGACCGCCCTCGCCCTGCTCTGGGCGTCGTACGGACTGCTCGTTCCCCGCTTGCGCACTCCTCTGCCTGCCGCGCTTCTCTCCGCCCAACTGCCGCTTCCGCTGGGGGCGTTGGCGTACTCCACCACGCCTACGCCCGTCCTCTGGGCCCTGTTGGCGACGGCCGCTCCGAACACGCTGCTCGCGGTGTGGAAGCTCCCGGCGAAGGCCCCTGCCACAGCCGCCCCAGCAGCGCCCACAGGCGCCCCGCGTCCCGTCCGCACCTCCGTCGCCGCCCTGCCCGTCCTGCCCGTCCTGGCCGCCGTACTCGCCTGGCTGACCGGGTCCGCCGTGCTCCTGGCCGCGCTGACGATGTCGCCGTTCGCGGATTCGTCCGCCGAGGCCCTGCGTCCCTCCGGTCTGCTTCTCGCGGGCGGGGCCCTCACTCTGGCCGCCTCGCTGCGTCGTCCGCAGGTCGCGACCGCCCTGGTCGCGGGCCTTGCCGTGGTCGCCGCCTTCGGCGGTGCCGTACGCCCCGCGCTGCCGCTCGCCTGGACGGTCCCGCTGTATCTGGGCTGCGCGCTCGCCCTGCTCGCCCTGTCCGTGCGCGCCCGGCGCCTGCCCCGGCCCGTCCGGCATGGTCTGGCCTGGTCCTCCGCCTCGGTGGGGACCGGTGCCGTGCTCTCGACGCTGCCCGTGCTGATGCTGGCCCTGACGTCGGGCCCGCTGTCCCGGCTCGCCGCCCCGTGGCAGGGCCTGCCCCCGACCTTCCGGGAGACCGTGGCAGGCGGCGAGAGCGGGGAGCTCCCCTGGCAGGCGATGTCGACGGCCCCACTGATCCTCCTGGTCGCGGCGGCCGCCCTCGCCCTGTTCCACCGCCGCCGCCCGCACCCCGCGTCGGCCGTCGGCACCGTCCTCCTCGCCGCCGCCGCACTCCTCGTGGTGCCGCTCTGCCTGAACCTCCCGTACGTCGCCGGGCTCGCCCTGTACGTCGTCGTGGCGGCGGGCTGCCTGGCCCCCTTGGCGCTGCCCGTCGCCACGCCCCCGACAGCCGTCCGCACCGCCTTCTCGACCGCGGCGCTGGTGACCGGTGCGGTGGCCTCGGCCGCGGTGTCCTTGCTGGCCGTCGCCACGCGCGGCACCACCTTCGCGGTGTTCGGCGCGCTGCTCCTGCTCTGGCTGGTCCTGGCCGTACGTACCCCGGCCCCGGTGGCGCGCGCCCTGGGTGCCGTCGTCTGTGTCGGGTACGCGATGGCTCTGGCCTGCGCGTCGGGTGCGGCTCTCGGTCTGCCGGTCCGGCACACGGCGCTCCTGGCCCTCGCCGTACCCGCCCTGGTGGCGCTCCTCGCGGCGCGGGTCCGCAGCGTTGCGATGGAGATCGCGGGTGCGGTCCTGGCGCTGGTGCCGTTGGGTCTGGCGGCGGGGCATCTGCCGACGCTGTCCCTGGTGCTGGCCCTGTCGGGCGTGATCGCGGCGGGGACGGCGGTGCGCCCCGAGCGCCGGGCGGTCGGCTGGGCGGCGGGCGGTCTGTTCGTCGCGGCGAGCTGGGCGCGGCTGGCGGCCTGGGACATCGGCGATCCCGAGGCGTACACCGTCCCCGCGAGCGTTCTGGCGCTGACGGTGGGCGTGCTGCGCCGCCGCCGCGACCCCGGGTCGTCGTCCTGGCTCGCGTACGGCCCCGGCCTGTCGATGACCCTGCTGCCGAGCCTGGTCGCCGCCTGGGCGGACGCCCACTGGCAGCGTCCGCTGCTGCTGGGGGTGGCCGCGCTGGTGATCACCCTGCTGGGGGCCAGGTACCGGCTCGGTGCCCCGCTCCTCCTCGGCGCGATCGTGCTGAGCCTGGTCTCGCTGCACGAGCTGGCTCCGTACGCCGTCCAGGTCGTCGGCGCGCTCCCCCGCTGGCTGCCCCCGGCACTGGCCGGTCTGCTGCTGCTGGCGGTGGGGGCGACGTACGAACAGCGTCTGCGGGACGCGCGCAGGCTGCGGGAGCGGATCGGCCGCCTCCGGTGA
- a CDS encoding helix-turn-helix domain-containing protein, giving the protein MPGEQWIIDARRAIGDRVRVRRLYKDMTQERLAELTGIDRSTIQRIEGGKSDAKVSHLLLIARALDMLPRELLD; this is encoded by the coding sequence GTGCCAGGGGAACAGTGGATCATCGACGCCCGCAGGGCTATCGGTGACCGCGTCCGCGTCCGACGGCTCTACAAAGACATGACCCAGGAGCGGCTAGCCGAGCTCACCGGTATCGACCGGTCCACGATCCAGCGCATCGAGGGCGGTAAGAGTGACGCCAAGGTGAGCCACCTCCTCCTCATCGCGCGGGCACTCGACATGCTGCCGCGGGAGCTCTTGGACTAG